The Haloarchaeobius sp. HME9146 genome includes a region encoding these proteins:
- a CDS encoding lamin tail domain-containing protein codes for MSGDELDLDPQQVNTTGTASPLDVEAWTDSATFWTRLEPRARDTRLNRPMRAEVHDPAWLLCRQWQVGEFQGEDAGSPVTAAVSYARDYLSRYELGGIDASEVFPGEDGLDLPITPPPALGGGSVPVAEERSRLDAVTAALEAHRTAQGDSSSKPQAAQAAFESYLQAGDSQTPSARQQALAYLTTPLPEDGEPADTTFLDRATNYLAGQPSGERTVGGDSISQLVSELVAYAQDQTNWQPAVTTFAVLVQAGSQNTTRHLLEVLRIAQVVLADYEAMQDGSDDGTGDESGPDKTVTGDAAPYRGEPLEVLVEREPVTTGLVDDDAPPARLRADAGQTYLRFLAEEGVTPAADGESYAAGDLIDPNANDPDRFLLAEPDESLDPADRRFVSLTDGRAVDGHLVYRALVAAVPGIQDAPGWEAPSWPSSGTDLPLPSGESLSDGFKRAATGYVDWYADLYDEPESGANPSWQDDRQEHQFSVATGPADSETVLKAEEYPGGHLDWHSFSVASGPLDTLSPPAAADTDRTLTESETRDVTLNRLRYRGMPASRWWEFEDGAVNLDEIPAGPEELSKLLLLDFSLVHSDDWFLFSLPTPIGTLNRITDLTVTDTFGQTTTLESATKSTDRWNAFSFTDLPESVTDDGEPGLFLPPTLSESRTSDAVERVTFTRDEMANLAFAVEERVESPVGSPLDREEFREPDLAIDRVVAGPDVADEHLVIRNVGDAPLDVTDWTVEVTVGTTDVGAATDELYQFVPAADESVTLDPDETVTIHTGAEPEGLPEDDQVYLGGLSEHQSLSAPVWDQQVGTVVLRRAGDGSADERFVTRSVVTHSPVDLPEYELASSVPDHFFAMKPVRPKDDFQDDDSDSEPDPETVSDTYRLALSLLLDADSMGDPLQRLPTPRGRILDTEEPLRLYEEEVTRAGREVERHYQLARWTDGSTHLWSSRRVSTGRGESASRLRYDDLVEPDETDVSAGNRN; via the coding sequence ATGAGCGGGGACGAACTCGACCTCGACCCACAGCAGGTGAACACCACCGGGACCGCAAGCCCCCTCGACGTCGAGGCGTGGACCGACTCCGCGACGTTCTGGACCCGGCTCGAACCGCGGGCCCGGGACACCCGGCTGAATCGCCCCATGCGGGCCGAGGTCCACGACCCGGCGTGGCTCCTCTGTCGGCAGTGGCAGGTCGGCGAGTTCCAGGGTGAGGACGCCGGCTCGCCGGTCACGGCGGCGGTGTCGTACGCCCGCGACTACCTGAGCCGGTACGAACTCGGCGGCATCGACGCCTCCGAGGTGTTCCCGGGTGAGGACGGTCTCGACCTGCCCATCACGCCACCGCCCGCACTCGGTGGCGGCTCCGTGCCGGTCGCCGAAGAGCGCTCCCGGCTCGACGCCGTGACCGCGGCACTCGAGGCCCACCGGACTGCACAGGGCGACAGCAGTAGCAAGCCCCAGGCCGCCCAGGCGGCGTTCGAATCGTACCTGCAGGCTGGAGATAGCCAGACCCCGTCCGCCCGTCAGCAGGCCCTTGCGTACCTGACGACGCCGCTGCCGGAGGACGGTGAACCGGCCGACACCACGTTCCTCGACCGGGCGACGAACTACCTCGCCGGCCAGCCGAGCGGTGAACGGACCGTCGGTGGCGACAGCATCAGCCAGCTGGTCTCCGAACTCGTGGCCTACGCCCAGGACCAGACGAACTGGCAACCCGCCGTGACGACGTTCGCCGTCCTCGTGCAGGCGGGCTCGCAGAACACGACCAGACACCTGCTGGAAGTCCTTCGCATCGCCCAGGTGGTGCTCGCCGATTACGAGGCGATGCAAGACGGAAGCGACGATGGCACAGGGGACGAGTCGGGGCCGGACAAGACGGTCACCGGCGATGCTGCACCCTACCGCGGCGAACCGCTGGAGGTGCTCGTGGAACGCGAACCCGTCACGACCGGCCTCGTCGACGACGACGCGCCCCCCGCGCGCCTCCGGGCCGACGCGGGTCAGACCTACCTCCGGTTCCTCGCCGAGGAGGGCGTGACGCCAGCTGCCGACGGCGAGAGCTACGCGGCGGGCGACCTCATCGACCCGAACGCGAACGATCCGGACCGGTTCCTGCTCGCGGAGCCAGACGAATCGCTTGACCCGGCCGACCGTCGCTTCGTCTCCCTCACGGACGGGCGGGCGGTCGACGGCCACCTCGTCTACCGGGCGCTCGTTGCGGCCGTTCCGGGCATCCAGGACGCCCCCGGCTGGGAAGCTCCCTCGTGGCCGTCTTCGGGAACCGACCTGCCGCTTCCGTCTGGAGAGTCCCTCTCGGACGGCTTCAAGCGAGCTGCGACGGGGTACGTCGACTGGTACGCAGACCTCTACGACGAGCCCGAGTCCGGGGCGAACCCGTCGTGGCAGGACGACCGACAGGAACACCAGTTCTCGGTCGCGACCGGCCCGGCGGACAGCGAGACCGTCCTCAAGGCCGAGGAGTACCCCGGCGGCCACCTCGACTGGCACTCGTTCTCGGTCGCCAGCGGCCCCCTCGACACGCTCTCGCCCCCGGCCGCAGCCGACACCGACCGGACGCTCACCGAGTCCGAGACCAGGGACGTGACGTTGAACCGGCTGCGCTACCGCGGGATGCCCGCCTCACGCTGGTGGGAGTTCGAAGACGGTGCCGTGAACCTCGACGAGATTCCGGCCGGTCCCGAGGAGCTGTCGAAGCTCCTCCTGCTCGACTTCAGTCTCGTCCACAGCGACGACTGGTTCCTGTTCTCGCTGCCGACGCCCATCGGGACGCTGAACCGCATCACCGACCTCACCGTCACGGACACGTTCGGCCAGACGACGACGCTCGAATCCGCGACGAAATCGACCGACCGCTGGAACGCGTTCTCGTTCACCGACCTGCCCGAGTCGGTCACCGACGACGGGGAGCCGGGGCTGTTCCTCCCGCCGACGCTCTCGGAGAGCCGCACCAGCGACGCGGTCGAGCGGGTGACCTTCACCCGGGACGAGATGGCGAACCTGGCCTTCGCGGTCGAAGAGCGCGTCGAGAGCCCGGTCGGCTCGCCCCTCGACCGCGAGGAGTTCCGCGAGCCCGACCTCGCCATCGACCGGGTCGTCGCCGGTCCCGACGTGGCCGACGAGCATCTCGTCATCCGGAACGTAGGCGACGCGCCTCTCGACGTGACCGACTGGACTGTCGAAGTCACGGTCGGTACGACGGACGTCGGGGCGGCAACCGACGAACTGTACCAGTTTGTGCCGGCAGCCGACGAGTCCGTGACGCTCGACCCCGACGAGACCGTCACTATCCACACCGGCGCGGAGCCCGAGGGCCTGCCTGAAGACGACCAGGTCTACCTCGGCGGGCTCTCCGAGCACCAGAGCCTGTCCGCCCCGGTCTGGGACCAGCAGGTCGGCACCGTGGTCCTCAGGCGTGCCGGCGATGGCAGCGCCGACGAGCGCTTCGTGACGCGGTCGGTCGTCACCCACTCGCCCGTCGACCTGCCCGAGTACGAACTGGCCAGTTCGGTGCCGGATCACTTCTTCGCGATGAAGCCGGTGCGGCCGAAAGACGACTTCCAGGACGACGATAGCGACTCGGAACCCGACCCGGAGACGGTATCGGACACCTACCGCCTCGCGCTCTCGCTGCTCCTGGACGCCGACTCCATGGGCGACCCACTCCAGCGACTACCCACGCCCCGCGGCCGAATCCTCGACACCGAGGAACCGCTCCGGCTCTACGAGGAGGAGGTCACGCGGGCCGGTCGAGAGGTCGAACGACACTACCAGCTCGCGCGCTGGACCGACGGCAGCACCCACCTCTGGTCGAGCCGTCGCGTCTCGACCGGCCGCGGCGAGTCCGCGAGTCGACTCCGGTACGACGACCTCGTCGAACCCGACGAGACCGACGTGTCGGCCGGGAACCGCAACTGA